The DNA segment CAGCTATTGATGGAAAATATGGATGTTTTGCATGCGATGAAAGATGCGTTGATGAAATATGAAACAATTGATGCTCATCAGATTGACGATCTAATGCTTCGTCGAGAAGTTCGTCTACCTGCTGATTATGAACGAGACAATAATTCGCAGAATGGCGGCAGTTCCGCAGCTGCTAGCAATGATAATAACGTTGCAGCTAGCACTAGTGATACGACTTCTACGCCGTCTGATACCTCGCACTAATATTGTATAACCTTAACCCCGGGCATTTGCCTGGGGTTTTTTATTGGAGAAATATAATGATATTAACTGGCTGCGGACGCGAACTCGATCTGTCTCAACCACGAATCATGGGCATACTTAATATTACTCCAGACTCTTTCTCTGACGGTTCTCGTTTTAACCAGCTTGATAGTGCGTTGTTTCATGCGGAAAAAATGATTGCGGAAGGAGCCGCTATTATTGATGTGGGTGGAGAATCAACCCGTCCTGGCGCCGCTTATGTTTCTGAACAGGAGGAGCTAGATAGAGTTGTTCCTGTCATTGAGCAACTCTCGCAAAAATTGGATGTAATGATTTCTATTGATACTTATAAACCCGCAGTTATGGCTGCAGCATGTCAAGCAGGTGCTCATCTCATCAATGATATCAAAGCATTACAAGAGCCAGATGCACTGAAAGTTGCCGCACAAAGCCAAGCTTTGATATGTCTGATGCATAT comes from the uncultured Tolumonas sp. genome and includes:
- the folP gene encoding dihydropteroate synthase, translated to MILTGCGRELDLSQPRIMGILNITPDSFSDGSRFNQLDSALFHAEKMIAEGAAIIDVGGESTRPGAAYVSEQEELDRVVPVIEQLSQKLDVMISIDTYKPAVMAAACQAGAHLINDIKALQEPDALKVAAQSQALICLMHMQGEPQSMQNHPVYKDVVEEVSYFLNNRVAECLAAGIAPEKLLLDPGFGFGKTLEQNYELLGRLNEVQSDYPLLIGVSRKSMIGNLLNRSVDERLAGSIAAALYALAQGARIIRVHDVQATCDAVNVFWRAQQYQRSLIK